In a genomic window of Punica granatum isolate Tunisia-2019 chromosome 6, ASM765513v2, whole genome shotgun sequence:
- the LOC116209942 gene encoding uncharacterized protein LOC116209942 has translation MNLNLALAKSAKKYPTTAQLFSSSSVAQTISSGISRQATTVAGAPESNMDKLKEPNPANEKPMRNVMSQSFGDGYSTRADEEGFGGIYSGNQSLNNIEADKEIHANHPAYDKTQGSEVKEKEKARHQTNAAS, from the exons ATGAATTTGAACCTTGCTCTGGCCAAATCTGCGAAAAAATACCCGACAACCGCCCAGCTGTTCTCGTCATCCTCTGTTGCCCAGACAATCTCCAGTGGCATATCCAGGCAAGCCACTACTGTGGCCGGTGCTCCCGAGAGTAACATGGACAAGCTCAAGGAACCGAATCCAGCCAATGAAAAGCCCAT GAGGAACGTCATGTCTCAGTCGTTTGGAGATGGGTACTCCACGAGGGCCGATGAAGAAGGGTTCGGTGGTATATACAGTGGCAATCAGTCTCTTAACAACATTGAGGCTGACAAGGAAATCCATGCAAATCACCCTG CTTACGACAAGACGCAGGGCAGTGAGGTGAAGGAGAAAGAGAAGGCCCGACACCAGACTAATGCAGCATCCTAA